One window of the Streptomyces asoensis genome contains the following:
- a CDS encoding bifunctional salicylyl-CoA 5-hydroxylase/oxidoreductase, which produces MTADAGTPASAAPGGADTRLHGGPRPATGGPPPHDGAGHPRRIAIIGGGPGGLYAAALLKRLDPAREITLWERNAPDDTFGFGVVLSDETLGGIEHADPQVYAALQQDFVRWADIDIVRRNTRHTSTGHGFAALGRRRLLGILHERCRSLGVDLRFRTEAPDPARLAQEHDLVIAADGVHSTTREAYAQVFRPRVAGHHCRYIWLAADFAFDAFRFEIAETPYGVMQLHGYPYAADSSTVIVEMREEVWRATGFDELDEQESVERCAKIFADALGGRSLKSNNSTWTTFRTVVNERWSHGNVVLLGDAAHTAHFSIGSGTKLAVEDALALAACLHEHPDLHSALTAYEEERRPVVASTQRAARASLEWFENIGLYLDQPPRRFAFNLLTRSRRVTHDNLRLRDPHFTEAVEREFGCPPGTPPMFTPFRLRGLTLRNRVVVSPMDMYSATDGLPGDFHLVHLGARALGGAGLVMTEMVCVSPEGRITPGCTGLYTGRQADAWRRVTDFVHDRAPGTAIGVQLGHSGRKGSTKLMWEGMDEPLPEGNWPLVAASPLPYKPAGQLPRELTRAQLTDLRQEFAAAASRAARSGFDLLELHCAHGYLLSGFLSPLTNRRTDAYGGSLAKRLRFPLEVFDAVRAVWPAERPMTVRISATDWAEGGTSADDAVEIARAFAAHGADAIDVSTGQVVAEERPEFGRSYQTPFADRIRHEVRVPVIAVGAISSWDDVNSLILAGRTDLCALARPHLHDPNWTLHAAAEQGYTGPGADWPAPYRAGSRPPRTGRTDAPKPRLKLTS; this is translated from the coding sequence ATGACAGCCGACGCGGGGACACCGGCGTCAGCCGCACCGGGCGGTGCCGACACGCGGCTCCACGGGGGGCCGCGGCCGGCAACCGGCGGCCCGCCGCCGCACGACGGCGCCGGCCACCCCCGGCGCATCGCGATCATCGGCGGAGGCCCCGGCGGTCTCTACGCCGCGGCCCTGCTGAAACGCCTCGACCCCGCCCGCGAGATCACCCTCTGGGAACGCAACGCCCCCGACGACACCTTCGGCTTCGGAGTCGTCCTCTCCGACGAGACCCTCGGCGGCATCGAACACGCCGACCCGCAGGTCTACGCCGCCCTCCAGCAGGACTTCGTCCGCTGGGCCGACATCGACATCGTGCGTCGGAACACCCGGCACACCTCCACCGGACACGGCTTCGCCGCCCTCGGCCGGCGCAGACTCCTGGGGATCCTGCACGAACGCTGCCGCTCCCTCGGCGTCGACCTGCGCTTCCGCACCGAGGCGCCGGACCCCGCACGGCTGGCGCAGGAGCACGACCTCGTCATCGCCGCCGACGGCGTGCACAGCACCACCCGTGAGGCGTACGCCCAGGTGTTCCGCCCCCGGGTGGCCGGGCACCACTGCCGCTACATCTGGCTCGCCGCGGACTTCGCCTTCGACGCCTTCCGCTTCGAGATCGCCGAGACCCCGTACGGCGTGATGCAACTGCACGGATACCCCTACGCGGCCGACTCCTCGACCGTGATCGTCGAGATGCGCGAGGAGGTATGGCGGGCAACCGGTTTCGACGAACTCGACGAACAGGAGTCGGTCGAGCGCTGCGCCAAGATCTTCGCGGACGCCCTCGGCGGACGCTCGCTCAAGTCCAACAACTCCACCTGGACCACGTTCCGGACCGTCGTCAACGAGCGCTGGTCGCACGGCAACGTCGTCCTGCTGGGCGACGCCGCCCACACCGCCCACTTCTCGATCGGCTCCGGCACCAAGCTCGCCGTCGAGGACGCCCTGGCGCTGGCCGCCTGTCTGCACGAACACCCCGATCTGCACAGCGCGTTGACCGCCTACGAGGAGGAGCGCAGGCCCGTCGTCGCCTCCACCCAGCGGGCCGCCCGCGCCAGCCTGGAGTGGTTCGAGAACATCGGCCTCTACCTCGACCAGCCGCCCCGCAGATTCGCGTTCAACCTGCTCACCCGCAGCCGCCGCGTCACCCACGACAACCTGCGGCTGCGCGACCCCCACTTCACCGAGGCCGTGGAGCGGGAGTTCGGCTGTCCGCCCGGCACGCCCCCGATGTTCACCCCGTTCCGGCTGCGCGGTCTGACCCTGCGCAACCGGGTCGTCGTCTCGCCCATGGACATGTACTCGGCCACCGACGGTCTCCCCGGCGACTTCCACCTCGTCCACCTCGGAGCCCGCGCCCTCGGCGGGGCCGGACTGGTGATGACCGAGATGGTGTGCGTGTCTCCCGAGGGACGCATCACGCCCGGCTGCACCGGCCTCTACACCGGTCGCCAGGCCGACGCGTGGCGGCGCGTCACCGACTTCGTGCACGACCGGGCGCCGGGCACCGCGATCGGCGTCCAGCTCGGCCACTCCGGGCGCAAGGGATCGACGAAGCTGATGTGGGAGGGCATGGACGAACCACTGCCCGAAGGCAACTGGCCGCTCGTGGCCGCCTCCCCGCTGCCGTACAAGCCGGCCGGCCAACTGCCCCGCGAGCTCACCCGAGCCCAACTGACCGACCTGCGCCAGGAGTTCGCCGCAGCCGCGTCGCGTGCCGCCCGCTCCGGCTTCGACCTTCTCGAACTGCACTGCGCCCACGGCTACTTGCTGTCCGGCTTCCTCTCCCCGCTGACCAACCGCCGAACCGACGCCTACGGAGGCTCGCTCGCCAAGCGGCTGCGCTTCCCGCTGGAGGTCTTCGACGCGGTCCGCGCGGTATGGCCTGCGGAACGACCCATGACCGTCCGCATCTCCGCCACCGACTGGGCCGAGGGCGGCACTTCGGCCGACGACGCCGTCGAGATCGCCCGTGCCTTCGCCGCGCACGGCGCCGACGCGATCGATGTGTCGACCGGACAGGTGGTGGCCGAGGAACGGCCCGAGTTCGGACGCTCCTACCAGACGCCGTTCGCGGACCGGATCCGCCACGAGGTGAGGGTGCCGGTGATAGCGGTCGGCGCGATCTCCTCCTGGGACGACGTCAACTCGCTGATACTGGCGGGCCGTACGGACCTCTGCGCCCTCGCCCGGCCTCACCTCCACGACCCGAACTGGACCCTGCACGCGGCCGCCGAGCAGGGCTACACCGGCCCGGGCGCCGACTGGCCCGCCCCCTATCGCGCAGGCAGCCGACCGCCGCGCACCGGACGCACGGACGCACCCAAACCCCGTCTGAAACTCACGAGTTGA
- a CDS encoding AMP-binding protein, which yields MNVSAHVDTFARDHLPPPGRWPDLRFDLPELDYPDRVNCAAELLDHTAPDRPVFHTGSGPSWTYGELRTRVDRIAHLLSGDLGVVPGNRVLLRGPTTPWLAACWLAVLKAGAIAVTVLAQQRPNELRTMCEIARVEHALCDIRAVDDLAKAEIPGLRITTYGGDAPDDLLNRSAPQEPYQAVETASDDVALIAFTSGTTGRPKGCLHFHRDVLAIADTFSRHILKPLPDDVFAGSPPLGFTFGLGGLVVFPMRAGASALLLEQAGPRQLLPAIATHRVTVLFTAPTAYRAMLDDLNGVNDLNHLDHHNHPDAHDVSSLRRCVSAGENLPAATWRAWHERTGLRLINGIGATELLHIFISAADEHIRPGTTGVPVPGWHARVQDPGGRPVPDGEPGLLAVRGPVGCRYLADPRQQQYVRDGWNVTGDTYVREADGYFRYVARADDMIISAGYNIAGPEIEEALLRHPDVVEAAVVGRPDEQRGQVVVAFAVLRAGVRHDAEALRVFLKEELAPYKCPREFVFLDALPRTATGKLQRFRLRTEDHSEGAAKITSVMTPIVTSSDTEDLR from the coding sequence TCGCGCGCGACCACCTTCCGCCGCCCGGCCGCTGGCCCGACCTCCGTTTCGATCTGCCCGAACTGGACTACCCCGATCGGGTGAACTGCGCCGCCGAGCTGCTCGACCACACCGCCCCGGACCGGCCCGTGTTCCACACCGGCTCCGGGCCGTCCTGGACATATGGGGAGCTGCGGACCCGCGTCGACCGGATCGCGCATCTGCTCAGCGGCGATCTCGGAGTCGTCCCCGGCAACCGTGTGCTGCTGCGCGGTCCCACCACGCCCTGGCTCGCGGCCTGCTGGCTGGCGGTGCTGAAGGCGGGCGCGATCGCGGTCACCGTCCTGGCCCAGCAGCGGCCGAACGAGCTGCGCACCATGTGCGAGATCGCGCGGGTGGAGCACGCCCTGTGCGACATCAGGGCCGTGGACGACCTTGCCAAGGCGGAGATACCCGGGCTCCGGATCACGACGTACGGCGGTGACGCCCCCGACGACCTGCTGAACCGGTCGGCGCCGCAAGAGCCGTACCAGGCTGTCGAAACCGCTTCCGACGACGTGGCGCTGATCGCCTTCACCTCCGGCACCACCGGCCGCCCGAAGGGCTGTCTGCACTTTCACCGGGACGTACTGGCGATCGCGGACACGTTCTCGCGGCACATACTGAAACCGCTTCCGGACGATGTCTTCGCCGGCAGTCCCCCGCTCGGCTTCACCTTCGGCCTCGGCGGGCTGGTCGTCTTCCCGATGCGGGCCGGTGCCAGCGCGCTGTTGCTCGAACAAGCGGGCCCTCGGCAGCTGTTGCCCGCGATCGCCACACACCGGGTGACCGTGCTGTTCACGGCTCCCACCGCCTACCGCGCGATGCTCGACGACTTGAACGGCGTGAACGACCTCAACCACCTCGACCACCACAACCACCCCGACGCGCACGACGTCTCCTCGCTGCGCCGCTGTGTCTCCGCCGGCGAGAACCTGCCCGCCGCCACCTGGCGGGCCTGGCACGAGCGGACCGGTCTCCGGCTGATCAACGGCATCGGCGCCACCGAGCTGCTGCACATCTTCATCTCGGCCGCCGACGAACACATCCGGCCCGGCACGACCGGCGTCCCCGTCCCCGGCTGGCACGCGCGCGTGCAGGATCCGGGCGGCAGGCCCGTGCCCGACGGCGAGCCCGGACTGCTCGCCGTGCGCGGCCCGGTCGGGTGCCGCTACCTCGCCGACCCGCGTCAGCAGCAGTACGTGCGTGACGGCTGGAACGTCACCGGCGACACCTACGTCCGTGAGGCCGACGGCTACTTCCGGTACGTCGCCCGCGCCGACGACATGATCATCTCGGCCGGGTACAACATCGCGGGGCCCGAGATCGAGGAGGCGTTGCTGCGGCACCCGGACGTGGTCGAGGCGGCGGTCGTGGGACGTCCCGACGAGCAACGGGGGCAGGTGGTCGTCGCGTTCGCCGTCCTGCGGGCGGGCGTCCGGCACGACGCGGAGGCACTGCGCGTCTTCCTCAAGGAGGAGCTGGCACCGTACAAGTGTCCGCGCGAGTTCGTCTTCCTGGACGCGCTGCCCCGCACGGCGACCGGGAAGCTCCAGAGATTCAGGCTGCGTACCGAAGACCACAGCGAAGGCGCAGCGAAGATCACGTCGGTGATGACACCAATAGTGACCAGCAGTGATACCGAAGACCTAAGATGA
- a CDS encoding PaaX family transcriptional regulator, with protein sequence MINVSDQPAPRSLIVTLYGAYGRFAPGPVPVAELIRLLAAVGVDAPSVRSSVSRLKRRGLLLPARTAQGAAGYELSDEARQLLDDGDRRIYATAPPEDEGWVLAVFSVPESERQKRHVLRSRLAGLGFGTAAPGVWIAPARLHDETRHTLRRLRLDPYVDLFRGEHLGFSPTVESVARWWDLAAIAKEHETFLDGHARVLHAWRQRPDTPPEEAYRDYLLALDSWRHLPYTDPGLPARLLPEDWPGTRSAAVFQGLHERLRDAGAQFAGVTAVSAPGAVSGAAPEHLNS encoded by the coding sequence ATGATCAACGTGTCCGATCAGCCCGCACCCCGGTCTCTCATCGTCACGCTCTACGGCGCGTACGGCCGCTTCGCGCCGGGCCCGGTGCCCGTCGCCGAGCTGATCCGGCTGCTCGCCGCGGTCGGCGTCGACGCGCCCTCCGTACGCTCCTCGGTGTCCCGGCTGAAGCGGCGCGGACTGTTGCTGCCCGCCCGTACGGCGCAGGGCGCGGCCGGGTATGAACTGTCGGACGAGGCACGGCAGTTGCTCGACGACGGCGACCGGCGCATCTACGCCACGGCCCCGCCGGAGGACGAGGGCTGGGTGCTGGCGGTGTTCTCCGTGCCGGAGTCGGAGCGGCAGAAGCGGCACGTGCTGCGGTCGCGGCTCGCGGGCCTGGGGTTCGGTACCGCCGCACCGGGGGTCTGGATCGCGCCGGCGCGGCTGCACGACGAGACCCGGCACACCCTCCGACGGCTGCGCCTCGACCCGTACGTCGACCTCTTCCGCGGCGAGCACCTCGGCTTCTCGCCGACCGTCGAGTCCGTCGCCCGCTGGTGGGACCTGGCGGCCATCGCCAAGGAGCACGAGACGTTCCTCGACGGCCACGCGCGCGTGCTGCACGCCTGGCGGCAGCGTCCGGACACCCCGCCGGAGGAGGCCTACCGGGACTACCTCCTCGCCCTGGACTCCTGGCGTCACCTGCCCTACACCGACCCCGGCCTGCCCGCCCGCCTGCTGCCCGAGGACTGGCCGGGGACCCGTTCGGCGGCCGTGTTCCAGGGACTGCACGAGCGGCTGCGGGACGCGGGGGCGCAGTTCGCGGGAGTAACGGCGGTCTCAGCTCCCGGGGCAGTCTCCGGGGCCGCCCCCGAGCACCTCAACTCGTGA
- a CDS encoding enoyl-CoA hydratase family protein yields the protein MSPFTGSAARTSDWHHLRVELTDGVATVTLARPEKLNALTFGAYADLRDLLAELSRERSVRALVLAGEGRGFCSGGDVDEIIGATLGMDTARLLDFNRMTGQVVRAVRECPFPVIAAVHGVAAGAGAVLALAADFRIADPSARFAFLFTRVGLSGGDMGAAYLLPRVVGLGHATRLLMLGEPVRAPEAERIGLISELTDEGRSDEAAQALARRLADGPALAYAQTKALLTAELDMPLAASVELDASTQALLMNGEDYAEFHEAFTQKRPPKWRGR from the coding sequence ATGAGTCCCTTCACCGGCTCCGCCGCCCGTACCTCCGACTGGCACCACCTGCGCGTCGAGCTCACCGACGGCGTCGCCACCGTCACCCTGGCCCGTCCCGAGAAACTCAACGCCCTCACCTTCGGCGCCTACGCCGACCTGCGCGATCTGCTCGCCGAGCTGTCCAGGGAGCGGTCGGTCCGCGCCCTGGTACTGGCCGGCGAGGGCCGCGGCTTCTGCTCCGGCGGAGACGTCGACGAGATCATCGGCGCCACCCTCGGCATGGACACCGCCCGGCTTCTCGACTTCAACCGGATGACCGGCCAGGTCGTGCGCGCCGTACGGGAGTGCCCGTTCCCGGTCATCGCCGCCGTGCACGGCGTGGCGGCGGGCGCCGGCGCGGTCCTCGCCCTGGCCGCGGACTTCCGGATCGCCGACCCCAGCGCCCGCTTCGCGTTCCTCTTCACCCGCGTCGGCCTCTCCGGCGGCGACATGGGCGCCGCCTATCTGCTGCCCCGGGTCGTGGGCCTCGGCCACGCCACCCGGCTGCTCATGCTCGGTGAGCCGGTCCGCGCCCCCGAGGCCGAGCGCATCGGCCTGATCAGCGAACTGACGGACGAGGGCCGGTCCGACGAGGCCGCACAGGCACTCGCCCGCCGCCTGGCCGACGGACCCGCACTGGCGTACGCCCAGACCAAGGCGCTCCTCACGGCGGAACTGGACATGCCGCTCGCCGCGTCCGTCGAACTGGACGCCTCCACCCAGGCCCTGCTCATGAACGGCGAGGACTACGCCGAGTTCCACGAGGCGTTCACGCAGAAGCGACCGCCGAAGTGGCGGGGGCGGTGA